One region of Wyeomyia smithii strain HCP4-BCI-WySm-NY-G18 chromosome 3, ASM2978416v1, whole genome shotgun sequence genomic DNA includes:
- the LOC129728535 gene encoding uncharacterized protein LOC129728535, with protein sequence MAKNCGKCVKAIRGIEFAKCGGFCDNIFHFTCCGTTRPVYETISSNSFWLCDECRATVNNRCLKELCDNVPIVLSLKLELEELKVRITTLTSAIDASVASTTASLRQFEEKLAECKPVSSTNLNDKPGATPRGMQNWPTISRPVTKRRREEQYANNRDAIVGTNSSLLTSIATVPAAEKKFWIYISRIHPDVSCENIHEMVKECLQCDEPADVVKLVKKDVDTKTLRFVSFKIGIDPKHKTTALSPSTWPAGILFREFIENGPKNGRDLAPATPLTITPVCQ encoded by the coding sequence ATGGCTAAGAACTGTGGGAAATGTGTAAAAGCAATTCGCGGCATCGAATTTGCAAAGTGTGGTGGCTTCTGCGACAATATATTCCACTTCACTTGTTGCGGAACAACTCGCCCTGTTTACGAAACCATCTCCTCTAACTCTTTCTGGCTTTGTGATGAGTGTCGCGCTACCGTAAACAATCGTTGTTTAAAGGAACTGTGCGATAACGTTCCTATTGTGCTATCGCTCAAGCTTGAGCTGGAAGAATTAAAAGTGCGAATAACAACGCTGACCAGTGCAATTGATGCTAGTGTCGCTAGCACTACAGCCAGTTTGCGTCAGTTTGAGGAAAAGCTGGCCGAGTGTAAGCCCGTTAGTTCCACCAATTTGAATGACAAACCGGGAGCTACTCCGCGCGGTATGCAGAACTGGCCTACAATAAGTCGCCCAGTGACTAAAAGACGCCGTGAAGAGCAATATGCTAATAACCGGGACGCTATTGTTGGAACGAACTCCAGCCTGCTAACATCAATAGCTACTGTTCCTGCCgctgagaaaaaattctggATTTATATATCCAGAATTCACCCAGATGTTTCGTGtgaaaatattcatgaaatggTCAAAGAGTGTCTGCAATGCGATGAGCCAGCTGATGTGGTGAAATTGGTTAAGAAGGATGTGGATACAAAAACACTccgttttgtttcatttaaaataGGCATTGATCCAAAACACAAGACCACTGCCCTTTCACCAAGCACTTGGCCCGCCGGAATATTGTTTAGAGAGTTTATTGAAAATGGACCAAAAAACGGCCGAGACCTGGCGCCTGCAACGCCTCTGACTATAACACCTGTTTGCCAATAA